One region of Peromyscus eremicus chromosome 4, PerEre_H2_v1, whole genome shotgun sequence genomic DNA includes:
- the Zdhhc5 gene encoding palmitoyltransferase ZDHHC5: MPAESGKRFKPSKYVPVSAAAIFLVGATTLFFAFTCPGLSLYVSPAVPIYNAIMFLFVLANFSMATFMDPGIFPRAEEDEDKEDDFRAPLYKTVEIKGIQVRMKWCATCRFYRPPRCSHCSVCDNCVEEFDHHCPWVNNCIGRRNYRYFFLFLLSLTAHIMGVFGFGLLYVLYHIEELSGVRTAVTMAVMCVAGLFFIPVAGLTGFHVVLVARGRTTNEQVTGKFRGGVNPFTNGCCNNVSRVLCSSPAPRYLGRPKKEKTIVIRPPFLRPEVSDGQITVKIMDNGIQGELRRTKSKGSLEITESQSADAEPPPPPKPDLSRYTGLRTHLSLATNEDSSLLGKDSPPTPTMYKYRPGYSSSSTSAAMPHSSSAKLSRGDSLKEPTSIADSSRHPSYRSEPSLEPESFRSPTFGKSFHFDPLSSGSRSSSLKSAQGTGFELGQLQSIRSEGTTSTSYKSLANQTRNGSLSYDSLLTPSDSPDFESVQAGPEPDPPLGYTSPFLSARLAQQREAERHPRLVPTGPPHREPSPVRYDNLSRHIVASLQEREKLLRQSPPLAGREEEPGLGDSGIQSTPGSGHAPRTSSSSDDSKRSPLSKTPLGRPAVPRFGKPDGLRGRGLGSPEPGSTAPYLGRSMSYSSQKAPSGVSETEEVALQPLLTPKDEVQLKTTYSKSNGQPKSIGSASPGPGQPPLSSPTRGGVKKVSGVGGTTYEISV; this comes from the exons GTGTCCAGGACTAAGCCTGTATGTGTCACCTGCAGTGCCCATCTACAATGCCATCATGTTTCTCTTTGTGCTGGCCAACTTCAGCATGGCCACCTTTATGGACCCAGGAATTTTCCCCCGAG CTGAAGAGGATGAAGACAAAGAAGATGATTTCCGAGCTCCTCTTTACAAAACAGTGGAGATCAAGGGCATCCAGGTGCGCATGAAATGGTGTGCCACCTGCCGCTTCTACCGACCTCCTAGATGTTCCCACTGCAGTGTCTGTGACAACTGTGTGGAG GAATTTGATCATCACTGCCCCTGGGTGAACAACTGTATTGGTCGCAGGAACTACAgatatttcttccttttcctcctttccctgaCAGCCCACATTATGGGTGTGTTTGGCTTTGGCCTCCTTTATGTCCTCTATCACATAGAGGAACTCTCAGGGGTCCGCACTGCTGTCAC AATGGCAGTGATGTGTGTGGCTGGCTTGTTTTTCATCCCTGTTGCTGGCCTCACAGGATTTCATGTGGTGCTGGTGGCTAGGGGACGCACAACCAATGAACAG GTTACAGGTAAATTCCGGGGAGGTGTGAATCCCTTCACCAATGGCTGCTGTAACAATGTTAGCCGTGTCCTCTGCAGCTCTCCAGCACCCAG GTATTTGGGGAgaccaaagaaagagaagacaattGTAATCAGACCGCCTTTCCTTCGACCAGAAGTGTCAGATGGGCAGATAACTGTGAAGATCATGGATAATGGCATCCAGGGAGAACTGAGGAGGACTAAG TCTAAAGGAAGCCTAGAGATAACAGAGAGTCAGTCTGCAGATGCGGAACCTCCACCTCCTCCTAAGCCGGACCTGAGCCGATACACAGGGCTGCGAACGCACCTCAGCCTGGCTACTAATGAGG ATAGCAGTCTCTTGGGCAAGGACAGCCCCCCTACACCTACCATGTACAAGTATCGACCAGGTTATAGCAGCAGCAGTACATCAGCCGCCATGCCTCATTCCTCCAGTGCCAAG TTGAGTCGTGGAGACAGCTTGAAGGAACCAACCTCAATTGCAGATAGTAGCCGCCATCCCAGCTACCGCTCAGAGCCCAGCTTGGAGCCAGAGAGCTTCCGGTCTCCCACTTTTGGAAAAAGCTTTCATTTTGATCCACTGTCCAGTGGCTCACGATCCTCTAGCCTCAAGTCAGCCCAGGGCACGGGCTTTGAGTTGGGCCAGTTGCAGTCCATTCGTTCAGAGGGTACCACCTCCACCTCCTATAAGAGCCTGGCCAATCAGACACGCAATGGAAGTCTATCTTATGACAGCCTACTCACTCCTTCAGACAGCCCTGATTTTGAGTCAGTACAGGCAGGGCCTGAGCCAGACCCACCTTTAGGCTACACTTCTCCCTTCCTGTCAGCCCGGCTGGCCCAGCAACGGGAAGCTGAGAGGCACCCACGTTTGGTGCCAACCGGCCCACCACACCGAGAGCCCTCGCCAGTTCGTTATGACAATCTGTCTCGCCACATTGTGGCCTCCCTCCAGGAACGAGAGAAGCTGCTACGACAGTCACCTCCACTTGCAGGCCGTGAGGAAGAACCCGGCTTGGGAGACTCAGGCATTCAGTCAACACCAGGCTCAGGCCATGCCCCTCGTACCAGTTCCTCTTCAGATGATTCAAAGAGATCACCTTTGAGCAAGACTCCACTGGGACGCCCAGCTGTTCCTCGTTTTGGCAAACCAGATGGGCTAAGGGGCCGGGGACTAGGGTCCCCTGAACCAGGCTCAACTGCCCCCTACCTGGGCCGATCAATGTCTTATAGCAGCCAAAAAGCCCCATCTGGTGTCTCTGAGACAGAGGAAGTGGCATTGCAGCCATTACTGACACCCAA agatGAAGTACAGCTCAAGACCACCTACAGCAAATCCAATGGGCAGCCCAAGAGTATAGGCTCAGCTTCCCCTGGCCCAGGCCAGCCACCTCTCAGTAGCCCCACAAGGGGAGGAGTCAAGAAGGTGTCAGGGGTGGGTGGCACCACTTATGAGATTTCTGTGTGA
- the Med19 gene encoding mediator of RNA polymerase II transcription subunit 19, whose product MENFTALFGAQAEPPPPPSTLGFGPGKPPPPPPPPPGGGPGTAPPPTATSAPAGADKSTAGSGPFYLMRELPGSTELTGSTNLITHYNLEQAYNKFCGKKVKEKLSNFLPDLPGMIDLPGSHDNSSLRSLIEKPPILSSSFNPITGTMLSGFRLHTGPLPEQCRLMHIQPPKKKNKHKHKQSRTQDPVPPETPSDSDHKKKKKKKEEDPERKRKKKEKKKKKNRHSPDHPGMGSSQASSSSSLR is encoded by the exons ATGGAGAATTTCACGGCGCTGTTTGGAGCTCAAGCTGAGCCCCCACCGCCCCCAAGCACCCTAGGCTTCGGGCCGGGAAAGCCGCCCCCGCCACCTCCACCGCCTCCGGGAGGTGGTCCGGGCACGGCCCCGCCCCCGACTGCGACCTCGGCCCCCGCGGGCGCAGACAAGTCGACTGCTGGAAGCGGGCCCTTTTACCTTATGCGGGAATTGCCGG GCAGTACAGAGCTGACCGGCAGCACCAATTTAATCACACACTACAACCTGGAACAGGCCTATAATAAATTCTGTGGGAAGAAAGTGAAAGAGAAGCTAAGTAACTTCCTGCCTGACCTGCCAGGGATGATTGATCTCCCTGGCTCCCATGACAACAGCAGCCTCCGCTCCCTCATTGAGAAGCCTCCTATTCTTAGTAGCtcttttaatcccatcacagGGACCATGCTGTCTGGTTTCCGCCTCCATACTGGCCCG TTGCCAGAGCAGTGTCGGCTGATGCACATTCAGCCTCCCAAGAAGAAGAATAAGCATAAGCATAAACAGAGCCGGACCCAGGACCCTGTGCCCCCAG AAACTCCATCTGATTCAgatcacaaaaagaagaaaaagaaaaaagaagaggaccCTGAacggaaaaggaagaagaaagagaaaaagaagaagaag AACCGACATAGTCCAGACCACCCAGGTATGGGCAGCTCccaggccagcagcagcagcagcctccgCTAA